The Euphorbia lathyris chromosome 2, ddEupLath1.1, whole genome shotgun sequence genome includes a window with the following:
- the LOC136220063 gene encoding peptidyl-prolyl cis-trans isomerase CYP21-4 codes for MARIKPQALLVQSKRKKGPTRISGATIILCNLVVVMIVLSLVATYRHWSQRSSDQTRSSISNFEDNSDAFADSKKYDLPSYAILNTSKGYITVELHKDNSPGIVDKFLDLCQKGYFRGMPFHHVIKHYVIQGGHSQGLDAAEDWPTKIKLRGRLVTSPKHEAFMLGTSKAKDNQGFELFITTAPIPDLNDKLMVFGRVIKGEDVVQEIEEVDTDEHYQPKSSVGIINVTLKREI; via the exons ATGGCAAGAATAAAACCTCAGGCTTTGCTAGTCCAAAGCAAAAGAAAGAAGGGGCCAACTCGTATAAGTGGCGCTACAATAATTCTGTGCAACTTAGTTGTTGTCATGATTGTATTGTCCCTGGTTGCAACATATAGGCATTGGTCTCAGAG GTCAAGTGACCAGACAAGAAGTAGCATATCAAATTTTGAG gacaactctgatgCTTTCGCAGATTCAAAGAAGTACGATCTTCCTAGTTATGCT ATTCTGAATACATCAAAGGGATATATTACAGTTGAACTGCACAAGGATAATTCTCCAGGGATTGTGGACAAATTTCTGGACTTGTG TCAAAAGGGGTACTTCAGAGGGATGCCTTTCCATCATGTGATCAAGCATTATGTAATTCAAGGAGGACATTCCCAAGGTCTTGACGCTGCTGAAGATTGGCCTACCAAAATAAAGCTCCGTGGTCGGCTTGTTACAAG CCCAAAGCACGAGGCATTTATGCTTGGAACTTCAAAAGCTAAAGACAACCAAGGCTTTGAGTTATTTATTACCACGGCACCAATTCCGGATTTGAACGATAAACTTATGGTGTTCGGACGAGTTATCAAGGGAGAAGACGTGGTACAG GAAATTGAGGAGGTAGACACAGATGAACATTATCAACCCAAATCTTCTGTTGGGATCATCAACGTGACACTGAAACGTGAAATTTGA
- the LOC136217019 gene encoding uncharacterized protein: protein MEVDEQERRRKDEEDPFLAFLDYARSVLIPGEEGERGGYDANGNELENTGPGWSWIASRILKTCIAYSSGVTAAILLSDLSQAWSEQHRTGAPKRRPEIINQLKKKHKRTKLPSTVTIDSIYEKNFLSLNSNLEAVVVDTFVLPGTNIYMLTLGDFWSSNTIDLYLHRRYYDLVDPHNGILKKGREVFLTGCYLRTAREGSGCLRLLPTEYLVILLDDDEDDDAMLIAAQFCSDSFSSISLSEDNSGVPYCLYARIDSIESMEVQGVFGNLNRKQITLVDNDGVQIKFLLWGDQIVLANLFSVGSMLALDRPYIASSKESAVETTSEFCLEYGSATQLYLVPFVHNEEQVYIPLTQNRHQGSRLMSALEPSQGFKVSQVTLPCDSQGSIDFSNCPFQSYVVDLHEKMTGITLYGIVTDIFCESTTKVVFALNIEDSTGAIRAKLHFTRSWSLGRLGLGHTVYISGLSCYKTKQNCFELSWYENDAAASFVNLSCLPALLNSSCLQRLSCLSDLSSDASCTYICRVRLDQVDQCHVNTRYSHSLCGHVVNKLPSGAIQCSFCHCDCSDEVLRTFDLKITLADENAKIFAWCTGQTAAELLQISPDEFCELPEEDQYMYPSSLDNESFIVALVNSKRKGYGGQRLNLQTENVSWEISRALRYE, encoded by the exons ATGGAAGTAGACGAGCAAGAACGGCGGCGAAAGGATGAAGAAGATCCGTTTCTTGCATTTCTCGACTACGCTAGGTCGGTGCTAATTCCCGGAGAAGAAGGGGAGAGAGGAGGCTATGACGCGAATGGCAATGAATTGGAGAATACCGGTCCCGGCTGGAGCTGGATTGCATCTCGGATACTTAAGACATGTATTGCGTATTCAAGTGGAGTGACTGCTGCTATACTGCTTTCAGATCTCTCTCAG GCGTGGAGTGAACAACACAGGACCGGTGCACCAAAGAGAAGGCCAGAAATTATCAACCAGTTAAAGAAGAAACACAAGAGAACTAAGCTGCCTAGTACTGTCACAATTGACTCTATATACGAGAAGAACTTTCTATCACTAAATAGCAATTTGGAAGCTGTTGTCGTTGATACTTTTGTTCTCCCAG gTACAAACATCTACATGCTCACTTTGGGGGATTTTTGGAGTTCAAATACCATTGACCTTTATCTACACCGAAG ATACTATGACTTGGTGGATCCTCATAATGGAATTTTGAAGAAGGGGAGGGAAGTTTTTCTCACAGGTTGCTATCTCCGAACAGCCAGAGAAGGATCTGGTTGTCTCCGACTTTTGCCTACAGAGTATCTTGTGATATTGTTGGATGAT GATGAGGATGATGATGCCATGCTGATTGCCGCTCAGTTTTGTTCAGATTCTTTCTCTTCTATTTCTCTTAGTGAGGATAACAgtggtgtcccttattgtttaTATGCAAG GATTGACTCTATCGAGTCAATGGAGGTTCAAGGGGTATTTGGTAATTTAAATAGAAAACAGATCACTCTGGTTGACAATGATGGTGTCCAGATAAAATTTCTCTTATGGGGAGATCAGATTGTTTTGGCCAACCTTTTCAG TGTTGGAAGTATGCTTGCACTTGATAGACCATATATAGCAAGTTCAAAAGAAAGTGCAGTTGAAACAACAAGTGAGTTCTGTCTTGAATATGGTTCTGCCACACAACTATATTTAGTGCCTTTTGTTCATAATGAGGAGCAA GTCTATATACCCCTGACACAAAACCGGCATCAAGGTTCAAGACTGATGAGTGCATTAGAGCCTAGTCAAGGATTTAAAGTTTCGCAAGTAACACTGCCCTGTGATTCTCAGGGGTCTATTGACTTCAGCAATTGTCCTTTCCAA TCATATGTAGTTGATCTTCATGAGAAGATGACTGGGATAACCCTCTATGGTATAGTTACAGACATTTTCTGTGAGAGTACTACCAAAGTTGTTTTCGCGTTAAATATTGAGGATTCTACTGGAGCGATTCGGGCAAAGCTACACTTTACTAGATCTTG GTCTCTGGGGAGATTGGGCCTGGGTCATACAGTTTACATATCTGGCTTGTCATGCTACAAGACAAAACAAAATTG TTTTGAACTATCTTGGTATGAGAATGATGCTGCAGCTTCCTTTGTGAACCTCAGTTGCCTGCCAGCACTGTTAAACTCCTCTTGTCTTCAAAGATTATCTTGCCTCTCTGATCTATCCAGTGATGCTAGTTGTACATAC ATTTGCCGAGTTCGGCTTGACCAAGTCGATCAATGTCATGTTAATACAAGATATTCACACTCTCTTTGTGGTCACGTTGTCAATAAATTGCCTAGTGGGGCTATTCAATGCAGTTTCTGTCATTGTGATTGTAGTGATGAAGTTTTGCGGACTTTCGACTTGAAAATCACTCTTGCGGATGAGAATGCCAAGATTTTTGCATGGTGTACTGGTCAAACTGCAGCCGAGTTGCTGCAAATATCACCAGATGAATTCTGTGAGCTCCCTGAG GAGGACCAATATATGTACCCTTCCTCATTGGATAATGAGAGCTTTATTGTTGCATTAGTTAATAGCAAGAGAAAGGGTTATGGCGGTCAGCGTCTAAACCTTCAGACAGAAAATGTTTCCTGGGAGATATCTCGCGCGCTAAGGTACGAATAG